GTTTGGTATGAGTTCTTATATATAGTTGTATATagttgtttattgatttggaaaaagcgtatgatagggtaccaaggtaggtcttatggaaggttttagaaaagaggagagtaaggatcgcatatattcgggcaattaaagacatgtatgatggggccacaactagtgtgaagactcaaggtggtgtgacagaggaattccctattggtataggattacaccagggatcatccttaagtccataccttttcacattagtcttggaagtactcacagagcacatccaagagcctgtgccatggtgcatgctttttgccgatgatattgtccttatgggagagtcaagggaagacctaaataagaagttggagttatggagagaagctctagaagtgtatggtctgtgcataagccgtagcaagacggaatatatggaatgtaagttcagtctgagaagggaaaactccaatacagaggtgaaaattggagagaacaccttacgaaaagttaaaagttttaagtatcttgggtgcatcatacaggataatggagagattgaacatgNNNNNNNNNNNNNNNNNNNNNNNNNNNNNNNNNNNNNNNNNNNNNNNNNNNNNNNNNNNNNNNNNNNNNNNNNNNNNNNNNNNNNNNNNNNNNNNNNNNNNNNNNNNNNNNNNNNNNNNNNNNNNNNNNNNNNNNNNNNNNNNNNNNNNcgctataagaccggctatgctttatggtacggagtgttgggcggctaaaggggagcacgaacataagctgagtgtggcagagatgaagatgttgagatggatgagtggtcacacgcgattggataaaataaggaatgaagatataagggagagggttggagtagcacccattgtggaaaagatggttgaatcgtgtctcaggtggtttggatatgtgagaagaagaccgatagaacatccagtcaggagggtggatgagatggaagatggacaaatggcgaaaggcagaggaagacctaagaagaccatccatgaggtggtcaaacgagatctacatgtaaacggtctctctgtagacatgatacatgacagagcacaatggcgtcgtttgattcatgtagccgaccccactaagtgggataaggctttgttgttgttgttgttgttgtatatgGATATTCCATATTTAGATCCTTTAACAAAAGGTTATTTTTTATCGAAAATAATGTTTAAATgtttaataacaaataaaattagtaaaaaaaatcaaaacttatcttatttaatatttattaattatttatgattaGAATTAATAAATATGGAATAAAACAAATTGaggctattttttattttttatttttttgaattaccTTTTTTTTACAATGTTTTAGACCTTTATTAATTGATAGTTTGACGAAATTAATAGATTgcgtttttttatatattcatgTAGAAACATATATATGACTGaattaatgcatgaaaaattaattattttattaaaattaaattatatatttaatgtatttttatcaATGACTTTGGTTTATCTAATACTAGTTTAGATTCTCGTACACAATACACATAaaatttctattcaatttatacttttttagaatttttttaatttcttctccaTTGATAAtaaatagagaaattaaaatatgaattgtaaaattattaaattttttgtccAATCCTAGTCTATCtattattcaaaatttcaattttcatgatttaaTTTCCATTAAATCTCAATTAGATATCATAATTGATTCTTTCGACAAATAGAATTCCTAATTGGTTGCACTTTTATTTTGAGTAATTATACAGTTCTCAAAAATGTTAAAAAGAGAATATTTTAGttctaaagaaaaattaatacacaaatcaatTCTTAAAGTTTTATTCTACTAAATAAATCAGTCCCAGTTTGTTTTTTGGCCAGATCAGTCtccataaattttaaaaacaaacatTTTAGtctccaaaatttttttctatcagACATAACAGTCTTTtatccaaaaatattattattattattattattattaattgcacAATAATACTACTGNNNNNNNNNNNNNNNNNNNNNNNNNNNNNNNNNNNNNNNNNNNNNNNNNNNNNNNNNNNNNNNNNNNNNNNNNNNNNNNNNNNNNNNNNNNNNNNNNNNNNNNNNNNNNNNNNNNNNNNNNNNNNNNNNNNNNNNNNNNNNNNNNNNNNNNNNNNNNNNNNNNNNNNNNNNNNNNNNNNNNNNNNNNNNNNNNNNNNNNNNNNNNNNNNNNNNNNNNNNNNNNNNNNNNNNNNNNNNNNNNNNNNNNNNNNNNNNNNNNNNNNNNNNNNNNNNNNNNNNNNNNNNNNNNNNNNNNNNNNNNNNNNNNNNNNNNNNNNNNNTCTTAaatgaatataaataatatgGAACCAATTCAAATATATTCATATCTAGGGCTGGCAATTTATACTGGTACCCAACCCGGTCTAACCCGtttgggtagggtagggtacggGTTTAGGATGTACcttaccctaccctacccgcacctcatatataacacatattttataaaaatctctcTATATAGTGAAGGAAGTGAGAGTTGAACTCACAACCTTTCTTATGTAATGACTTATAATAAGTGAACAACCACAaaactagttagttaattaagtaatttagagcattagttttttattttttatgttattaatacgtataaaattcaaaataatttactttaaaaaaatttgatatttctgCGGGTAGGGTAAGGTAGGGTAGGGTTTAAAATTTTAGGGTGCGGGTAGGGTTAGAGTTGAGAGATTTTCAATCCACGAGTAGAGTATGGTAgagttttaatgaaattttcaacccgcgggtagggttagggtagGGTCCAAACcttaccctaccctacccattgccagCCCTATTCATATCAAATCATCCCATTAAAATTTACACTATTTAATGATATCGTAAATAGTCTCGTCGAGGAATTAAAGTTGcacaataaatataattaaataattttaatcattaatgatattacatataaaaataatatatttagatttaaaaaaatNNNNNNNNNNNNNNNNNNNNNNNNNNNNNNNNNNNNNNNNNNATTAATTCACTTATTATACTCTTATTAGTTTTACTtattaatgatattaattataatattatatccGATATCTAATTATTAGACATTCCTGTAATCactatttaattgtaatttaaattttatatttaagaatacaATAcatactaagaataataaattaaagaactataataataatattcattaaatgactttaattataattgatttttaattcttttatttcatttattatCATCCAAGAGTTAGTAAATGTAAAAACTTTGTTTAATAGGTTTATCATTGTTAGGAGAATTATAAAGGCCGTATACTTTTTCAGagaacattggatatttcattAATGAATTGCGGAATTAGTAAGTAGATATGACCGAAATTATCTGAagaacattggatatttcattAATGAATTGCGGAAAAGTGGTGATGAATCTTTGAAATCATTAGTAAAATGGTGAGAAGATGTTGATGATTCTTTTccataaaaaatacatttatcAGTGTCCTCTTCAACATCGTTTGTACCCAAATACACATCATCACTGTAATCTTTTTGCTTTCAAACTTTGCTCCATGTGGTCAATTTCACCCAGTGCCCCATTTTGATCACTAATTTTTTCTAAACAAAAATTGTAAAGTTTGTTGGCCTTAGGATCAGCGGTATTTGCTATCAGTGGTATTGAATTTAGAAGATTTGAACAATATAAAACATTTGCAGTTTCGTGGCAAATATCTACTTTtacgatttttttttgtgcataGGAGGATGCATCAAATAAAAGGAAGGCTAGCACTAGGGTTAAAATCAAGGACTATGGCCTAACATTATTACATTATCAATATTGAAACAATGAACATGGGAAATTATACACATgcttttagataaaaatttctCTTAGAGTTCTTATCTAAAGGTacgattataatttttttactttggaatttttatttaaaaacataCATATAATCTTTTATATTATCATTTCAATATAAGGTAATTATTATAGTGCTTAAAAGcagtatttaatttattaaaaatatttatattcagtttaaaaaatataagaaaacaatgagtttaatatataatgtatacaatagggataaaattaaaattataataagttaataattaattccTAATAGtttccaattttaaattttaaaaaaataaaaatttggttttGGAAAGTTGCGTATTCTTCCAATTTTATGCGTTTGAAGAATATGCtggaatttctttttcttcgacAGTCTCTTCTATTCTCTCTGCATGGATGCGGCAAAGATCACCACCATCCGTCGCCTAGATGATTATTTTAGGGTtgaaatgattaatttttaaaaataattatttaaatttttttgtattaggctaaatttaaaataaatttattgtacACATAGTCAAAATTTCTCATTGTCTTTCTAATAGAGTTCATCAGTTTAATGTAATCCACCCCCCATTGCTTGTCCTTGTCTGACACCATGGTTTTTCCTACCCCTATTCCTAATAAGCGCCATTTCTGAGTATTGTGTATTTAGTGACAAACTTAGGCACATGCAAACATatatagataataaataaataaatatattaaaaaggaCAAACTCTCAAAATAGGAGGAATcaacaattaaaacaaaatattattgtaGATAAGTTCAACATCCATATTCCTATCAAAACTTCAAAACTAACATAGTAGAATAACCAAATGAATTATACTACCATATATTAGAGGTTTGTTCTGGCTTTATTTATAGAATAACTAACTTAATTAttagaataacaaaaaaaagcaTATATTAAATAGAGAACCAAAATGTAGATATGGCCTTGATTATAGTAGTAGCTTGAGATATTTGACGAGTATACTGTGGAAGCGCTGATGGATCACGTAAAGCTGGATCCTTAAAGTCATTAAAGCAATCAGCATTGTCCTGATCAACCTTATTAAGACCAGTTGTGACAGCTTTGTAACTACGTGCCTTCAAACTTTGTTGCATGCGATCAATTTCATTTAGCGCACCTCTATCACCACTAAGGTTGTCTAAACAACCATCATAAACATCTAATAAGTCAGGGTCACCACCACGTGCAATCAAAGATTTGAGAAAAGTCGTTGTGTTTGTAATATTGGAACGAAGAACTTCAATTGTGAATTGTGCCAAAGAATCAATGTCTGATCCTTTTGCACCACCGGGCTTTGAGTTTAGAATAGCTTTGCAATAGGAAGAGATATCACCTGTTTTGCTgcaaatttcttcaacttccaCAACTTTTGCTGCACAAGATGATGcatggaagaaaagaaagactaGTGCTAGGGATAAGACTAAGGGAAACggtttaatattattattgacaATGAAATGAGCCATGGTTTTTgatatattatttgtattttgatttttggtttgGTAGTTTGGTTTCATGTGATGATTTGTGGTGTTATATATACTAATGATAATCCTTACATAAAAGATATCcgtattaatatataattaataattcgtattaatatataattaattaggattatgCATGGTGATTCTATAAGAggaatttcttcttttttctttttcactaatATTTGATTCgtttttataacaatttttgaaaaatgggtagaGATCTATTTGCGCCAAGATTATAGGTAATCATAAATGTGATGCATAGCAAATAGAGCACAATTTTGGGTATAGCAATTAAATAGGGAATGGAATATTCCTCTACTGAATGTTTACCTCCCTAAAAATAATGTAAATTCTTTACAATATACATCTTAACATgcgtatctttttttttctcaaaatattttttaaaatattttttaaaattataaaaaaatcaatatttaatgacaaaaattctaataataatgGTCAATTATTATAGTAAATCTAATTTATATGTATTGATCTTAATTAAAACTTACaaataattacaaataatatCATTAATCTGATAATCACTCCTAGACAAAGGAGAACCAaagtctaaaaaaatattatgttatattatatattaaatgagAATATGACAATGATTATAATAATCTTTTAATTANNNNNNNNNNNNNNNNNNNNNNNNNNNNNNNNNNNNNNGAAAATAaaactatataatatataataattttatatatttaataatttgttattattaatttttctaaaaatatctgAGCCGTCAAGATCTACACTGTTTTCCTATAAGTGCGACCGTTTCTGTATACCaagttttatgttttaaaagtTTTAACTGAGATCTCATAGTACATTCAtagtttctaaaaaaaaaataatagtgatatgttaaattattgttgGCGGCACTATCTTTGTATAATAAGTTTTGTCACAAGATTTCTTTACTATGCCATACCATACAaagggcttgtttgggtgagtttctaagaaaagatcttttttcgagttatctttttttaaaagatcttatagagaagtaaaagtaattttatgtttgaatatctcatgtaaaaaggtcgttttatctatcaattatgtttgggtataacaatataaaagtacttttttgtttatttattacatgaaaaacatcttttttttaaggaaaaaagatcttttaaaaaaatatgtaaattacagcttctcaaaaaagatcttttttttattttactagtacttttatttttactactagaaatttgccaaacacgttaaaaaataaaaaaagatcttttttcattgaaaaaagatctttttttaacaaaatactGGCGCCCAACCATGCACAAAGTTTTTAGCTCCTTGGCAAGGAATTATTTCATGTTAGGTATAGAAGGATTATAGACAAAGCCAAAGCTTACATTATGcacaataattttaatttgaatgtattttgaatttttgatgtcATATGAATatgttataaattatatatgagaagataaatatgatagatATACTTTCATGGATAGAAGAGTGTGggaggaaggagaattgatcaagGGGTGTGAGTCTTGGGTTGTCTCAACTTAAAAGACTTTTTCATAAGTTTTGTTTTGATTAGTATTTTATGTGGGTTGTGAATGTTTTTTGCATGTgagaatatataatataaaaaaatattagaaaagatGAGATATCATGTATATGTTGTGTAAGCtatgaaacataaaattaaagttgTCTTACTATATTGccttaaatttttttggttaaattaCTCTCCcaattctataattttataaacattataattaaattcttatgtttaacattttataatttagtttctattcaattttaaattttgtaattaaatttttattgtgccaaaaaaaaccaaaaaagatAAAGTGCTAAAATATGAAAAAGCAGAATAGCgattaccttttttttttttgaaaaaatatacaaaacgCCTCCGGCAATTgtactgtttttattttttattttttaaaaaaacacaaatcCTCCGAAcaattacattttttattttttgaaaaaacacaAATTGCCTTCGACAATtacacttttataattttttattttaaaaaacacaaaaatagctCCCGacaattatcttttttatttttgtaaaaacacAAATCACCCCTGCCATTTTGACTTTCCAAAAATTACTCTCCAATATTTTAGGAAAAAACCGAAAAACTACCATTTTTTTAGAATTCTCACACACTCTCTcccaatatcaaattttttttattgagttgCATAGAGCTAAGTTATTACTGCTATAGCATATAATTAGATATCAGAAACTATTCTAAAACGGATAAAATTGAGACCacgtaagaaaaaaaaaactaaaactaaaattaacacTTACTACAAACATTAAAAATACAATCCCATATacttatctatctatctatctattctattatataaaaatcatatttttacatttaataaTAGAACTGATATAgcatgcttttaaaaatattttttgatttattttttttaactcattaaatacaaattattatgataaactaactatatcaactaattgatttgattagatatttaaatatcatataatttattataatttatatcaatttaatttagtaatatttcctaatttatttattttaatattttatttagtattttttaatttattaaaccaaatttattgtgtgtactaatt
This portion of the Arachis duranensis cultivar V14167 chromosome 6, aradu.V14167.gnm2.J7QH, whole genome shotgun sequence genome encodes:
- the LOC107495266 gene encoding uncharacterized protein LOC107495266, with amino-acid sequence MAHFIVNNNIKPFPLVLSLALVFLFFHASSCAAKVVEVEEICSKTGDISSYCKAILNSKPGGAKGSDIDSLAQFTIEVLRSNITNTTTFLKSLIARGGDPDLLDVYDGCLDNLSGDRGALNEIDRMQQSLKARSYKAVTTGLNKVDQDNADCFNDFKDPALRDPSALPQYTRQISQATTIIKAISTFWFSI